In Apium graveolens cultivar Ventura chromosome 10, ASM990537v1, whole genome shotgun sequence, the following are encoded in one genomic region:
- the LOC141692113 gene encoding protein FAR1-RELATED SEQUENCE 5-like: protein MRQTRSIEILRQTLSIETLRVSSSERVQGLVWVDPRSMNAYKNFGDVVTFDSTDRTNRYCMPFIPIMGVNHHYQNILFGFALVSDETEASYKWVLRTWLETVDNKPPQTIITDQDIALGNAIAKIEFNACVYKSLTPTEFEGKWEKIVEKYDLEDHAWLNDMYDIRTQWIGAYTKQYFSADMTTTSRSESTNSFFDEYVQSSTGLKEFIDNSQKALETQYLKEVKADYETKQLERRLVLHSSLEMHASEIYTKEMFKRFPKELMKSTCYIVNSVKTMELICRNYIWLRKLHCRRIAEENIE from the exons ATGCGGCAGACGAGGAGCATTGAAATATTGCGGCAGACCCTGAGCATTGAAACATTGCGG GTGTCGTCTTCCGAACGTGTACAGGGTTTGGTATGGGTTGATCCTCGGTCCATGAACGCGTACAAGAATTTTGGTGATGTGGTTACGTTTGATTCAACTGACCGGACAAATAGGTATTGTATGCCTTTCATACCTATTATGGGCGTaaaccaccattatcaaaatatACTATTTGGATTTGCACTCGTGAGTGATGAGACTGAGGCATCGTATAAGTGGGTTTTGAGGACATGGTTGGAAACCGTCGACAATAAACCGCCTCAAACAATTATTACTGATCAAGACATTGCATTGGGAAATGCCATTGCCAAG ATAGAGTTTAATGCATGTGTGTACAAGTCGTTGACACCTACAGAATTTGAAGGTAAATGGGAGAAAATAGTCGAGAAGTACGATCTTGAGGATCATGCTTGGTTAAATGACATGTATGATATTAGAACTCAATGGATTGGTGCTTACACGAAGCAATATTTTTCCGCCGACATGACTACAACTTCAAGAAGCGAGTCTACAAATTCTTTTTTTGATGAATATGTGCAATCATCTACCGGTTTGAAGGAATTCATTGATAACTCCCAAAAGGCTTTGGAGACACAATATCTGAAGGAGGTTAAAGCCGATTATGAAACCAAACAATTGGAAAGGAGATTAGTTTTGCACTCTTCCTTGGAAATGCATGCATCTGAAATCTACACGAAAGAAATGTTCAAACGTTTTCCAAAGGAGCTTATGAAAAGTACATGTTACATCGTGAACAGTGTCAAAACAATGGAACTTATATGTCGAAACTATATTTGGTTGAGAAAGCTACACTGCCGGAGAATTGCAGAAGAAAATATCGAGTGA
- the LOC141692112 gene encoding protein FAR1-RELATED SEQUENCE 5-like: protein MKKKEAIDFSLHLDSLNSSEEPKTPVYVEDDDFVDRNEEFINIDDDLVDVEDESDGNEVENDSDNVEGEDEDDNVEDANLAYALRNGFAIKIQASHRNKDNEIYGRLYVCKLYGKSVIAESSQNKRRREVLPKSECKVRMYVNYQKKKRHWEVTILELVHNHGLVSPSKMNLVQRERHVNTATRSLIKTLYGSGVRNCQVMNVIGNIHVGNDKVGFNIQHVRNVLRDERKKRFEISDAQAGLDLLHRLNEESGSKYFIRTEVDEENRLKCLVWIDLRCIMAYQNFGDVMAFDTTYRTNSQKFPEKLAHYYSTFPEFKTDFNNCIYKSLTECVFEARWASFVEKYHLQDHKWLKGLYELKHKWIPAYTRNKFSAFQNSTSRSEGMNSFFDKYVSSATGLKEFIENAQKALARQFMREKEEDYVTINLKRPMKLHTTLEYHASCIYTKKMFRRFQDELVESSKYFVKKDRRASEEGERMRDVYTYYSCYRPMSEPTRRNVYFVAFEKASSLGMCTCRILEHSGLPCRHLLAVFTKKRVSEIPPYYINRR, encoded by the exons atgaaaaaaaaagaGGCTATTGATTTTAGTTTACATCTTGATAGTTTAAATAGTAGTGAAGAACCTAAAACCCCTGTATATGTTGAAGATGATGATTTTGTAGATAGAAATGAGGAATTTATTAATATAGATGACGATTTGGTTGATGTTGAAGATGAAAGTGATGGAAATGAGGTTGAAAATGATAGTGATAATGTTGAGGGTGAGgatgaagatgataatgtagAGGATGCAAATTT GGCTTATGCTTTACGAAATGGGTTTGCTATTAAAATTCAAGCTAGCCATCGTAATAAAGACAACGAGATATATGGTCGTTTATATGTTTGTAAGCTTTATGGAAAAAGTGTCATCGCCGAGAGTAGTCAAAATAAACGGCGTAGAGAGGTTCTTCCTAAAAGCGAGTGCAAGGTGAGGATGTAtgtcaattatcaaaagaaaaaacgTCACTGGGAGGTAACTATCCTTGAATTGGTACACAATCACGGTCTTGTTTCCCCTAGTAAGATGAATTTGGTACAACGAGAAAGACATGTCAACACCGCGACCCGTAGTTTGATTAAAACGCTTTATGGTTCGGGGGTTCGTAATTGTCAAGTGATGAATGTGATTGGTAACATTCATGTAGGTAATGACAAAGTTGGTTTCAATATTCAACATGTTAGGAATGTGTTAAGAGACGAGAGGAAGAAAAGGTTTGAGATTAGTGACGCCCAAGCGGGGTTGGACTTGTTGCATAGGTTGAATGAAGAAAGTggttctaaatattttattaggaCCGAAGTCGATGAAGAGAATCGCTTGAAGTGTCTAGTATGGATTGATCTGAGATGTATAATGGCTTACCAAAATTTTGGCGATGTTATGGCTTTTGATACCACTTATCGGACAAATAG TCAAAAATTCCCGGAGAAATTAGCTCATTATTATTCGACTTTTCCGGAATTCAAGACGGACTTCAACAATTGCATTTATAAATCTCTCACCGAATGTGTTTTTGAAGCTAGATGGGCATCATTTGTGGAAAAGTATCACTTGCAAGATCATAAATGGTTAAAGGGGTTATATGAGTTGAAGCACAAGTGGATTCCTGCATATACTAGAAACAAATTTTCGGCATTTCAAAATAGTACATCGCGGAGTGAGGGGATGAATTCTTTCTTTGATAAGTATGTGAGTTCGGCAACGGGTTTGAAGGAATTCATTGAAAATGCCCAAAAAGCATTGGCAAGGCAATTCATGAGGGAGAAAGAAGAAGATTATGTCACCATTAATCTAAAACGTCCCATGAAATTGCATACCACATTGGAGTATCATGCTTCTTGTATCTACACTAAGAAAATGTTTAGAAGATTTCAAGATGAATTGGTTGAGTCTTCAAAATACTTTGTTAAAAAAGACCGACGAGCTAGTGAAGAAGGTGAGAGAATGAGGGATGTTTATACGTACTATAGTTGTTATAGGCCCATGTCCGAGCCTACGAGAAGAAATGTTTATTTTGTGGCATTCGAGAAAGCAAGCTCTTTGGGAATGTGTACGTGTAGAATACTTGAACATTCGGGGCTACCTTGTAGACACCTATTGGCGGTCTTCACTAAGAAACGGGTTTCGGAAATTCCCCCGTATTACATAAACCGGAGGTAG
- the LOC141692114 gene encoding putative ubiquitin-like-specific protease 1B, with the protein MIDPIIQTLKPECDVDNNVVDAYIELLKVRESISGMEPTTKKFFFNFSFFVQLLLKDYCKNLKAHPEAELSNVQLAGLQSLYDSYADCIVPAMLHYLDPSGFDGHKMKVHFLQERPMQSNTHDCGVYVCKYMGAILNGISLRDAVWEPVLGIWTFQYRIS; encoded by the exons atgatagatcctattatCCAGACCTTAAAGCCGGAATGTGATGTAGACAACAATGTCGTGGATGCCTATATAGAGTTGTTGAAGGTTAGGGAGTCCATCTCGGGTATGGAGCCCACGACTAAGAAGTTCTTCTTTAACTTTAGCTTTTTCGTGCAACTGTTGTTAAAAGATTATTGCAAGAACTTGAAG GCCCATCCCGAAGCTGAACTCTCAAATGTGCAGTTAGCCGGTCTGCAAAGTTTATATGATTCATATGCA GATTGCATAGTGCCAGCTATGTTGCATTACTTGGATCCTTCCGGATTTGATGGACATAAGATGAAGGTTCATTTTCTACAGGAACGGCCGATGCAGTCCAATACCCATGATTGTGGCGTGTACGTGTGCAAGTACATGGGTGCTATACTTAATGGCATATCGTTGAGAGATGCTGTTTGGGAGCCTGTATTGGGTATTTGGACATTCCAGTATCGCATATCTTGA